CGCTGTCGGCGCTGGCGGCCATCGAAAATGGCTGTCAGGTCGCCTTGATGGCACCCACAGAACTCCTGGCCGAGCAACACGCCGCCAACTTTGCCCGCTGGTTTGAGCCGCTGGGGCTTAAAGTCGGTTGGCTGGCCGGCAAGCTTAAAGGCAAGGCTCGCGCCCAAACGCTGGAAGATATCGCCTCAGGGGCGGCGCAGATGATAGTGGGCACTCACGCCATTTTTCAGGAGCAGGTGAGCTTCTCCCGCCTCGCCCTGACCATCATCGACGAGCAGCACCGTTTTGGCGTACACCAGCGCCTTGGGCTGCGCGAAAAAGGCATTCAGCAGGGCTTTTTCCCCCATCAGCTGATCATGACCGCCACCCCCATCCCACGCACATTGGCGATGACCGCCTATGCGGATCTCGACACCTCGATTATTGATGAGCTGCCGCCGGGGCGAACTCCCATCACCACGGTTGCCATTCCCGACACCCGCCGGCTGGATGTGATTGAGCGGGTGCGTCAGGCCGCCTTGCAGGACAAGCGTCAGGCCTATTGGGTGTGCACCCTGATTGAAGAGTCGGAAGTACTCGAATGTCAGGCCGCCGAAGACACCGCCGAGGGCCTGAAAGAGGTCTTGCCCGAGCTTGGCATAGGGCTGGTGCACGGCCGGATGAAGGGCGCCGAAAAGCAGGCCATTATGGCCGACTTCAAGGCAGGCAAGCTCGATTTACTGGTTGCCACCACGGTTATTGAAGTGGGCGTGGATGTTCCCAACGCCAGTTTGATGATCATCGAAAACCCTGAGCGGCTGGGGCTTGCCCAGCTGCATCAGCTGCGGGGCCGGGTTGGCCGCGGCGCGGTGGCCAGCCACTGCGTGCTGCTGTATAAGGCGCCGCTCAGCTTTACCGCCCAGGCGCGTCTCGGGGTGCTGCGGGAAAGTAACGACGGCTTTGTGATTGCCCAAAAAGATCTGGAGCTTCGTGGCCCCGGCGAAGTGCTGGGTACCCGCCAGACGGGGCTTGCGCAAATGAAGGTGGCCGATTTGGTGCGGGATCAGGCGCTTATTCCCCACATCCAGAAACTGGCACGTCATCTGATGAGCCAGGCCCCCGACAATGTGGATGCCATAATCGAGCGTTGGCTTGGCGGCCGCGAACAATACGTACAGGCTTAGTCGTCTGCATTAAATATTGTTTTTGTTCAGCCTTGGGCTATGGACATCGACCGGCGAACTGGGACAATGGATGTTTCACGGGTCAGTAGCAACAAGGAGCCAAGATGCAAGTCAATCCCGAAGACAGAATCACCCCGCAGGAAGAAACCTCCCAGCGCAGCAACCGTCTGTCGGCCCTGCTGATCCTGGCCCTGATTGCCATTGCCGCCGGCTTGTGGATGTATTTCACCCGTGCGCCCGAACCTGCTCCTGTGGTGGACGTGCCGACTGAAGCCCCTCAGCCCACGCCTCTGCCCGAACCTGTGGTGACGGAAATCGAACCCGAGCAGGAGCCTGAGGCCCAACCTCAACCACAACCTGTGACCAATACACCCGAAGAAGCAATACCTGAAGTCACTGTGGATCCCATTCCTGAGCTGGCAGAAAGCGATACTTTTGCTACCCAAAAAGCCATTGCATTGGCTGGTAGTCTGCCGGTCGAACCCATCATTGCCCAGCAGGATCTGGTACGCCACTTCGTGGTTTTTATGGATAATCTGGCCGAAGGCCAGCTGGCGCGTAAACAAAGCCCACTAAAGGGCCCCGAAGCGAAATTCACCGTCAGCGAAATCACCGCCAAGACCTATTTAAATCCCGACAGCTACAAGCGCTACGATTTGTATGCCAATTACATTGCCAATTTAAACGAGGAGAAGCTGCTGGAAACCTATGCCCAGATGACACCCATGCTGGAGCAGGCCTTCGATGAATTGGGTTACGGCAATGTCAGTTTCAAAGAACGCAGCCTCAAGGCTATCGACCAGCTGCTGGCAGCGCCCATCATCGAATCACCCATTGAGCTTGTCACCTTCAGCGTCAACTACAAGTTTGCCGACCCCGAGCTGGAAGCTCTGCCACCTGCGCAGAAACTCATGATACGTATGGGCCCGACAAACAGCCGCAAGGTAAAAGCCGCGCTTAAGAAACTGCGACCATTGTTGCAATAAATCCCCGTCATTTAACAACTTGCCCC
This sequence is a window from Shewanella zhangzhouensis. Protein-coding genes within it:
- the recG gene encoding ATP-dependent DNA helicase RecG gives rise to the protein MQRLDLVPVTELKGVAARVAEKLSKLGVNTVQDLLFHLPLRYEDRTRIYAINELIPGTTATVEAEVISSQIVNGRKRMLTCNVRDASGGLTLRFFNFSMAQKNGLQPGMMIRAFGEIRTGKHQLEIIHPEYKLTAPGESPSLADTLTPIYPTTEGLKQASWIRLTEQALEQLEEGGLPELLPESLQPNRLSLADAVRTLHRPPADAELWQLEQGQHPAQQRLVQEELLAHNLSMLKIRERSNQDAAEPLAATSQLIPRFLESLPFAPTNAQSRVVAEIHADMAKATPMMRLVQGDVGSGKTLVAALSALAAIENGCQVALMAPTELLAEQHAANFARWFEPLGLKVGWLAGKLKGKARAQTLEDIASGAAQMIVGTHAIFQEQVSFSRLALTIIDEQHRFGVHQRLGLREKGIQQGFFPHQLIMTATPIPRTLAMTAYADLDTSIIDELPPGRTPITTVAIPDTRRLDVIERVRQAALQDKRQAYWVCTLIEESEVLECQAAEDTAEGLKEVLPELGIGLVHGRMKGAEKQAIMADFKAGKLDLLVATTVIEVGVDVPNASLMIIENPERLGLAQLHQLRGRVGRGAVASHCVLLYKAPLSFTAQARLGVLRESNDGFVIAQKDLELRGPGEVLGTRQTGLAQMKVADLVRDQALIPHIQKLARHLMSQAPDNVDAIIERWLGGREQYVQA
- a CDS encoding DUF3014 domain-containing protein, whose translation is MQVNPEDRITPQEETSQRSNRLSALLILALIAIAAGLWMYFTRAPEPAPVVDVPTEAPQPTPLPEPVVTEIEPEQEPEAQPQPQPVTNTPEEAIPEVTVDPIPELAESDTFATQKAIALAGSLPVEPIIAQQDLVRHFVVFMDNLAEGQLARKQSPLKGPEAKFTVSEITAKTYLNPDSYKRYDLYANYIANLNEEKLLETYAQMTPMLEQAFDELGYGNVSFKERSLKAIDQLLAAPIIESPIELVTFSVNYKFADPELEALPPAQKLMIRMGPTNSRKVKAALKKLRPLLQ